From one Nonomuraea polychroma genomic stretch:
- a CDS encoding aldo/keto reductase, translating into MRSIGTTDLSVFPISLGTNVFGWTADKETSFAVLDEYVENGGNFIDTADVYPYWATGDSASEMIIGEWMAHRRNRDSLVLATKVGMLEGLQGLAPATIRTAVEDSLRRLRTDYIDLYWAHVDDHDTPMVESLAAFDALVREGKIRYAGASNHSAARLAEALKISDEEGLIRYVALQQQYNLVERDYEGELRDVVAKEGLGSTPYFGLARGFLTGKYAPGVTVESPRAGMAAEYLATEHGRRTLEALTKVAAERVVHPASVALAWLKAQPTITAPIASARNVEQLQALITAAELTLSAEELTLLDEASRP; encoded by the coding sequence ATGAGATCAATAGGAACCACGGACCTGTCCGTTTTCCCGATATCGCTCGGCACCAATGTCTTCGGCTGGACCGCGGACAAGGAGACGTCGTTCGCGGTCCTGGACGAGTACGTCGAGAACGGCGGCAATTTCATCGACACCGCCGACGTCTATCCGTACTGGGCGACCGGCGACTCCGCTTCCGAGATGATCATCGGCGAGTGGATGGCCCACCGGCGCAACCGGGACTCGCTCGTTCTGGCGACCAAGGTCGGCATGCTCGAAGGGCTGCAAGGTCTGGCCCCGGCGACCATCCGCACGGCCGTCGAGGACTCGCTGCGGCGGCTCCGTACCGACTACATCGACCTCTACTGGGCGCACGTGGACGACCACGACACGCCGATGGTGGAGTCGCTGGCCGCCTTCGACGCGCTGGTGCGCGAGGGCAAGATCCGGTACGCCGGCGCGTCCAACCACAGCGCCGCCCGGCTGGCGGAGGCCCTCAAGATCTCCGACGAGGAGGGGCTGATCAGGTACGTCGCGCTGCAGCAGCAGTACAACCTGGTGGAGCGCGACTACGAGGGCGAGCTGCGGGACGTGGTGGCCAAGGAGGGACTGGGCAGCACACCGTACTTCGGGCTGGCACGCGGCTTCCTGACCGGCAAATACGCGCCGGGCGTCACCGTCGAGAGCCCGCGGGCGGGCATGGCGGCCGAATACCTGGCGACGGAGCACGGGCGGCGCACCTTGGAGGCGCTGACCAAGGTGGCGGCCGAGCGGGTGGTCCACCCGGCCTCGGTGGCGCTGGCCTGGCTCAAAGCCCAGCCGACGATCACGGCGCCGATCGCCAGCGCGCGCAACGTCGAGCAGTTGCAGGCCCTGATCACGGCTGCCGAGCTGACGCTGAGCGCGGAGGAGCTCACCCTCCTGGACGAGGCCTCCCGCCCCTGA